The genomic window GGGTTTGCAGTGATCAAATAATCTGTAAAAATGCAACTATGTAGAAAAGTATTCAAAAACTGGTTAAGATGATTGTCAGTGtagggagggagctgggctaCAGTCTTAAAAATGAGAGACCAAGTTCTAGACTCAATTATATCTGTATTAATATCTGTTAAATGGCAGAGTAAGGATGGAGTTTATACCGGTCTAAGTGAAGGCAGAAAGTTTCACAAGTAGTCTCGTTTGATTAACAAGATTTTAAAAGACTTATTTTGGCAGTGACAAGCTTATATACATTCCTGAAGGACGAGGGGGGAGGTTAAAAAAATATAGCTGTCTGCACGTGATTACACCACTTGGGGAATTCTTCATTTACAGAATCACAGTGGTCAATTAGAGAGGTATCAGATATCTCCCTATGTATAGTATCTGAACACAAAGTAACATTAATAAATTTATTTAGTACATTTCATATGTACTTGCTAATCAATAGAACTACAAGGAAACCAACAGTTTAAAAATCCAAACTTGGTCCCTCTTCCCAAGCCAAACTAAAACAGtctattctattatttaacagagTCTAAGTGATGTTCATGCATGCACCAGTATCAACAGGCATTTCTCCACAGAAACAGCTTGTGCACAGAACAAAACATTTCCTTGAAGGCCGGTAGTTGATGAAAAGCCCTGTTAAGccatccaaaaaaaaaaggcacaaaaaagtTGTTAAAAGTCTTCATTTATACAGACATTCCTTAACCCAGCATGGCCGAGAGCCAAGTCCTGGCATTACAAGACAAGGGTAACAAAGTGAAAATGCTGTGGGATGATTCAGCTTCAGCTTGCCCAGGTACCCTCTTGAGGTTCCCTCCtatgtgtgtttgcacagcatcAGTCACTGGGTTTCAGAGATTCATACCCTTCCTTCAGAAGATCCCGCCACGTTTTAAGAAATCGGGCATTTTCTGAACATTTGGTTGCAAGCTCTTCTACCTGGACTGACACAGCAGACGTTGCCTCCAGGATCTTTGTTAGCGAGAATGCAGCCTGtagcaagaacataagaacaaccacgctgggttagaccaatggtccatctagcccagtatcttattttccaacagtggtcaatgccaggtgcttcagagggagtgaacagaacaggggattattgagtgatccatcccactgcccactcccagctgctAGCAATCAGAGGCGAGGGACGCtccaagcatggggttgcatcccagcCCATCTTAGCTACTAGCTATTGGTGGACCTGCcctccatgaaattatccaattctttcttgaaccccattatagttttggcacCAAACGCACAGGGGGTGTTCAGAGATACAGGGAGGGGATGCAGCCGGTCTGGCGTTTGCCTCTTGTTCCTGGATGGCCAATTACTGGGCTGGGGGGCTACCCCGTGCTCTGACCAAGGCAGGGCTACAAGGCAGGTTCTTTAATCAGCCCTCCTCTACACAGGTACGAGCAGGAGGCTGatgccttccccgccccccaacactCATAATCCGGTTTAAAGGGGTTTAGTTTACGTGGCTCGGAAAGGGGTTAAACAACTGGACCCGCCGAGCCCCTCGGACACGGAGTGCCCGTGTGTGTCCACACAGCGGCGGGGCTGACACCGGTGTAACGGGCAGAGCCAGGACCTGCCCCGCAGGCCGAGCCGTCACACCACACGGCTCCGCCGGCAGCCGATGGGCATCAGCCGGCTCCGTTGTCAGTCGGGCTAACGGGGCCGGGCGCGGGGCAGAGCCGGGCGGGCTCCGCACGGGGCAGACTCACGTCATCGATCTGCAGCTccacctcctccagcagctcccgcGGGTCCGTGAGCTGCTCCAGCGGCCGCGCCCCGCTGCTGCCGCCGCTCCGGCTTCTCCTGGGCCCGGCGCCGGGGGGGGACACGGGCTGCACCGGCCCCGCCTCGGCCATGGTCGCTGCCTCGGGATCGGAACGGCCGCAGCAAAACGATCCCTCGAAATCAACCGGTTTTGCGGCGCGCGCGAAACTCactagccccgccccccacccgaGGGGCGGAGTCTGAGCCTGCGACGACCCCGCCCCCTCCGTGGCAGGGCCGGTGACCCATGAGAGCCTATCCCCGCCCCCTCCGCATAGACCAACCCAGCTTCCGTGCTGCTGGGCGGGGCAGGACGGGGCTCGGGAATGTGGTCCGCAATATCCCGAcacgcagcgcagcgcagcgccaCTTGAACTACtactcccagcatgcagtgcggCACGCTCAAGAGAACACGGATTAGACCGCTGGTAGCCGCAAAGCATGCTGGGAGGGATGGGTTTCTCCTGCCGCAGTGCATGCCGGAATCAGAGGTCCTCCCCGCCTCCGGCCTGCGTCCGTCCGGCCGCGGGTTCCATTACACAGCCCCGCCTTCTCGCGTCCCGGCAGTTTTGTTTAATTAAGGGCTAGCGCATGCGCCGTGCTGCACCCTTCCCGAGCAGGGAACAGCGCCCCTCCTCCCGCAGGGCATTCTGGGAGCTGTAGTAGTTCCTCCTCGGCGGGACTCCGTCTCCCGGCAGGTAGCCTGGCGCGCAGGCGCACTGGGGTGGGACGGCGAGAGCTGCGGGTGTGCACTGTGCGCAGTGAAGGCGATTGGCCGCGGCGGGTGTGCGGACTCGCAGCGACAGGCTGGCCCGGAGCTCCGGCGCCCGGGCGCTCGGGGAAGGCAGCGCGGGAACCCCGGGCGCTTTGGGAGGCGGGGTGTGCGTAGCGGGCAGGGGGGCCGGAGGCAGCGTTCGCCCCCGTTCCAGTCCCTGAGGGGGAGGCTGCCCCGTCCCCGGGGGCGCCCAGGCAGGCACCATGCCGCTCCCTCGCTGCGCGCTCTCCGGCCAAGGTAAAGTGGGGCGTCGCTCGCGGGCACCTTGCTGGTCCGTGGGGCTAGTGGGCGGCAGGCTGACTCTCGGGTGGCGGCTGAAAATCGCCCTCTGCCCTGTTAATTTATTACCGCGATTCCTTGCTCGTGGGAAGGGGgggctgtgccccctcccccgtgtgtgtgtgtgcgggaaTAGCAATGGGGTTAGGACAGGGGAGTGAAAGTGACAAGCTAGGGGGCCTGTCCAGTATCAAGTCCGATTGTGGGCCGTGCCCACCGCACACGGCTGCCCCGCCCCTTGTCTTTACAGCGAGACACAAAACTGGAACAAAGGTCATTGCCTTGTGACTCCTACAAAACAGATATATTTGAACACGAATCAGCCGTGTTGTGATCCCCCTTGCTTGTGCTTGATGTGTGCGGTAGTGATTTAAGGTAGTTAGAACGGAAAGGACACTGACCCCACAGTACTGGCCAGAATAACAGTTGTTGTTAGTTCATTTACCTCATTTGACTGTGTATTCAGTTCACAATTTCTCCCTGTTGAAGTCATTGCAGTGCTGTTCGTGTTCATCCATGCAGAACTCATTGTAGGATCAGGGTCTTGCAAGGTCAGATCTTAATTTGGTAGAGTTTGATCCTACAGGCACATATACAGGTGAGCACTTTACATCAGGTAAAACACACTAGTAACTGTTCCTATATGAGAGTCCAATTTGGGGAATATTAATTCatataactttactcacatgaataaaattGCATAATTGTGTTCAGGACTTGATCCATATATATCTATTTTATTGATGTGTGTTACCTGCTGTAAAGTACCATGTATGGTGTATACATATTTTTTTAAGTAATGGTTCCCAGTGTTGTAATGCATGGATAATAGGAGAAAATAACACACTTACTTTTCCATCTTTGCTCCATCATTTAAATAACAAATATGGAAATAATCCCCTTGTATCCGTATGAAACTCTTTGCTAACTGCTAACAAGTtccttcactttttaaaaagtatttgcaAAAAGTTCAGACTTACGGGTGTTATGAATGAAGTACCAAGTCactgaggccccaatcctgcaatgacttATATACAGGAAGGTCATTTGAGTCTGCTCATTTGCctgtgcaggattgggacctaaaagATCATTAACAAATGTATTCTAATTATCTTAGTTTCATATAACTTTAGTCAAGTAGGAATCTTATCATAGCTCTCTCaaagtttattagaaaatatttgaaaatgaatgaTACAGAGAGTTGAAACGTCAGATATTGGTCATTGGGGGTGACATACATAGTATAGGGCGATTTTAGTATTTTGGAATTGGACGGCACATAACATATACAGTCTGtaatgtccccaatgcggggtatacggtgggtgagttcGGGGTACAGTCAgtaagcagtgagggtacatcactcatacgtACAGGTTATAGACAGTCGTGGGCATAAATAAATAAGCGGGCTGGATAATGGGGTTCGGATGACtctcacagggcagagttcagttcggttggttcagggctcaggggataaagtcTAGCAGGGGAGGTTTTCAGGTCACTTCTCCCTTGTGGGTGCACCAAGTCACGCCAGCTCACTCTCggtattgacggtggccggtgatgtgctctgtgtaaatgtctctAGACCATCGAATAATGTCCGAGACCATTAGGTGTCTCATGAGCTgcgcgtagcgacggcccaccccacaggtccgcagCACGCGTTCATTACaggggtcccaggcgcccagggCCCCAACGATCAGAGCGTCGGTGTAAACCTCGTAGCCCTTTGTCCGCAAGGTGTCAGCCAGGGGAGCATACTTTTCGAGCTTGCGGGCTCGGGCTTCGCGGAAGGCCGTGGTCCTATTCTCAAACGGGATCGTCACgtcgacgaggatgatctttttccggtCCTCATCCGTGACGATGATGTCCGGGCGCAGTGGGCTGTCTGTGTCGGGGACGGCGCGGTTGACAGCGATCTCTCCCAGGTGCGGGGTGATGGCCTTCACTAGGCGGTCCTGGACGGcgttgtggcgcagctgccaggctctggcgtggggcttgcagctgcacaggacgtggGGCAAGGTCTCCATGGTGTATCCGCACTTCCGGCAGCGCTTGTCCCGGTTCCCGTGGCGGACAGCTCCGTTGAGCGGGACGCAGTTCAGCCGGGCGCGGTgtatgaaccgccagtcggcgaaTCGGGTGAAGCTGCCTGCAGGGAGAaagtggttgctggagtcccacttgctggtcACCTCGAAGGCCTTGCCCTGGTCAGGTTTTTTCCTCAGGGTGTCCACGTAGACTACACTTGATCTTAGCTCATAGAGCTGAGAAGCGATTGAATGTTTTAAGGAATGTACCTGCAGTTGTTTCTGCAGTTATGAAATATGTTCGAGTCTGCAATACATTACTAATTGTATGATTCTCTGTTTTAAAGTAAATACTGCTTGAGACTCTCACTCCTAAATCTGTTGCAGTTTATTGTGACATCTGGATTGTCTATTTAAGTTAGTATGACTTAAGCTACATAAATAATACTTGTTGTCCATGTACATTACACTGTTCCAAGAGATTACACCCTGGAGTGTGGAGATATAAAGGTTATATTGGTTTGTATTTGGGATGGGTGCATTATTCACAAGTGCCAGTAAAAAAATTGTTCTTCACTATCTTGTATATATTGCTCGTGCTACTTTGAAGAAATACTTTATAAATGTTCAAAGCATTTTAGAAAACAAGTGATACTATTTAAGGTCTTTCTTCATCTAAAGTTaggctgagggatttggggtgtgggggtcgagggagggagagaggattcTTAGCTTGTGATGATATGACGCAGGTGTTTCTAGTTCAGCTGGCTTATGGGCTGTGACACTTtacaaaataatatatatttatatgaagATATGGGAGCATAAGATAGTGTCTGTTATTCCAGGGCATTTATAGATGTAAAAATTTATTCCAAGCTCAGCCTTTCAAACTATTAAGATAGCAGTTTTTCATGGTATAACAAGCAAATCTTCCTCCTTTCTCTATCCCGTCCAATCTCCAACTCCTTTCCTCCTCatctccccctccagctcccaagATGTTGAATGGTTACATGAATCTGGGTAGTTAAACTAATACACTTTGTGTATTTCAAGTCCTCTCTTATGCATTTAGCCTGAACGGAACTAACTTGACCTGATTCTGTAGTCCTCACAGGCAAAAGTGCCATTGGCTTCATGACACATAACATGATTGGGTCCATAATTCCTTTTCTTTCCATTATGTTCAAAATGACccaatgtttgatttttttttttaatttagagtaAGACCATGTAAATCAACTTTTAATATTCTGAATCTTTTGAACCAGGACAAGGTACTATTCTTTCACTTTTGCACTCTCCTATATTTATTCATTCATGTTACATTTACCAATTCCTCTGCATAGTGATGAGGTGAAAATAGTCCTCAGGCTATACTCCACATTATTACTTGTGAAAACGGGAAATTATCTTTATAGTAAGTATGTGATATAATATTTGCTTCTGACCATCAGGATTTGGTTGTGCTTGAATAATGTTTAGGAAGCACAGTTGAGGGTTGACTGTATGTGTAAACCTTTACCTTTGAAACAAAGTATATTTTAACCAATCTACATTTTTACTGTTGATTGTGAAGTTTTGTTCAGGCCCTCTGCCAAGGAATAGCTGCCCATCTAGCATTCACTAACATATCTTCAGGTACAGTATGAAACAAACTTAAATACACATTCCAGGTATCTTAAATTTTTGTAATCCTTTTTTGTTTGTATGTTGATGTTTACTATAAGTCTTTGGAAGtttgaaattgaaatgttttcttACAATATGTTTTTCACTTGTATGTGTATGCTATTTTTGTTAGCTCTAGGACTTTTTGATTGTGGGTTCTGTGaggatttttttaattacagagATGAAGATCACCAAAGCATTTGTTTGGCCTAAAAAGAACAGAAAAGGAATTATATGTTCGATTAGTTGTACTTTAAGTTGTAGAGCAATGTGGGGAAAGTTGCCTAGCCCATCCCTGTACTTTGACTAGTTTTTCAGAGTTAAGACTTTCTTGAGTTCTAACTTAGCTcaactttctttttccttttaaggACTAAGCAACTAATATTGTTTGCCCTTACACGATAAGCTAGTTGATATAGAAATGTTATGGCTATTTTTCTATTATTTAACTTACTTTTTTTATTCCTCTACTGGGTTATGTTTTAGTGTCTGAGCTACAGCAAAACTGGTCACATCTGTATATTGTACGCTTTTAAAAATCCAAGTTTAGTGACCAAAATTAGGGATGGCAAAAGCAGGGTCCATTATGGAGTACTACATACAACAATAAATCCTGATTTTGATGCTCATATATTATGATGGTGGTGGTCATCATCagcatcatgttcctattatgccTCTGGAGTTTGGTGCAGTGaggaagctcctccactcctgtctgtttctggcaagtctttcaatggttccccagctgtgccccaggtttttcagctcggcttccacagctctttgctATGTTGTTTTCAGGCGGCctcattttcacttgccttcaggtgtccatcgtattgctactctggtgatggaatcagtttccatccaaagcacatgaCCTATGCATCTCCAACGCTTCCTGGCAATGATgatgctcagatcctcttggctgcactgtgtcaatagatcttggtttgagattgttctgtgCCAAAAGATACGGAGTATTTTTCTGAgacaggttgtatggaatgaagacagtttggacaggTCATAGTTTCTCATTTCCCAGCAtactgcactataaagtagtgttgaaagtacacagctctgataaatcttgagtttggttttggtgttgtattttgatgatttccagactgtatttaagctcctgaaggtgttcctggctttattgattttgttttggatgtcctggcttgttccactgtCCTGGATgatggtgagaacataatcctctctCCGTACTGGTggtggtgaggcaatattaaagatCATGCTAGCTGTCTTACTGTGATTGTCAGTCCagtttgctggctgaatgcattgAGTTGAGTTGttgtttcttgtatatggtgttgggtatgtgataggagagcaaCATCATCTGCGAAGTctaggtcttcaagggatgagaagagcATCCATTTAATtcctcttggcatgtcttctgttgtacgccacattacccagtcgatggcagtgttgaagaggattgcagacatgacacacctgacatactcctgttttgacttcaaaactgagctcactgtgatcaacactgcatgtaaagttgaaatagaagcttttgatgacaATTATATGGAAAGGAATTCCACATGCCCACAGAATGTGCCATAGGCTGGTCCcatgaatgctatcaaaagccttctcaaagtctatgaaatgtATGTAAAGTTGCCgttgccattctaagcactgttTTATTATGTTTCgtagagtgaagatctggtgtGTGCATCCATGCCCTTTCCGAAAACtagcttgctcttttctgagaatgccatTAACTACCTCTGCTATACActggactatgatcttacacaataATTTGCTTGACACAG from Mauremys mutica isolate MM-2020 ecotype Southern chromosome 5, ASM2049712v1, whole genome shotgun sequence includes these protein-coding regions:
- the C5H4orf46 gene encoding renal cancer differentiation gene 1 protein — translated: MLCGYQRSNPCSLERAALHAGSSSSSGAALRCVSGYCGPHSRAPSCPAQQHGSWVGLCGGGGDRLSWVTGPATEGAGSSQAQTPPLGWGAGLVSFARAAKPVDFEGSFCCGRSDPEAATMAEAGPVQPVSPPGAGPRRSRSGGSSGARPLEQLTDPRELLEEVELQIDDAAFSLTKILEATSAVSVQVEELATKCSENARFLKTWRDLLKEGYESLKPSD